In Flavobacterium sp. 83, the genomic window TTTTCTAAAAATGGATTTCCTTTTGTTGAGGTTCCGTCAGCATTGATGTACTCGATAGGATATGATTCCATAACAACAGGTCTTGTGTATGTTTTTCCAGTAGCAAAACGTAGATTCGAATTTTCATTTAAGCCATATTTCACATTTAAAGCAGGTAAAACATACAAGTTGTCGTATTTTAAAGTTTTGAATGGATCTGAGAATGAACCTTGTGTTCTGTATTTTGTTTCCCTCATTGTACTTTCTAAACGAATTCCTCCGTTTACTTCCCATTTTTCTCCAAACTTGTAAAGTAAGTTAGCATAACCCGCATTAGCAGTTTCTTTTAATTTTGCCTGATAAGTTGCATTAGAACTTTCTCTGAAACTAATAGCATTTGACCCAAGATAACTATTTAATTGAGTGTCCAATGAATTTAATGGTGCTGTAAAACTGTTCGGAGCACTATTGTTTATCGGGGTAATAAAACGATAAGTTGAATTCATATTAGACATGTTTCCATTATATCCAGCGGTGAAAATGTTATTTTTTTCGTTTTTACCAAATTTCAAACTGTATTCTCCTAAACCAGAAAAGTAAGAATCACCAGAAATATCCAAATACTGTTTGATGAAATTGTTTCCTGCAACAGAAACTAATATATCGTCTGTTCCTGATCTTGTTCCTGAAAAGAACTTTCTGTCCGGTTGCGCATATTTAGTGATTGCATACGAAACGGCTGCTTTTATATTTTGAGTTTTGTCTTCATTCAATGCATATTCTCCCAATAACTGGTTGTTCAAATAATTAGATTCGTCTAATTGATTCGTTCTTATTAAAGTGTTATTGTTGCTTGAGTTTGAATCAGCTACACCAAATTGATCTTTAACCAAATTTTCAGTAGTTCTAATGAAAAGGGTGTTGTACGAAAGTTTTAATCTATCAGTGGTGTAATTTAATCCAACTAAAGAAGACAATGATGTTTTATAGCGGTATTCTGTATTGTCAAAATCATTTCTGTAGGTAAAGCCAGAAGGGTTATTTGTAAATGTTCTTTCCACTCCGTTTCTAATAGAATAATTATTATCAAAATTGATGGAAAGTAAGTAAGAAAAAGTCTTGTCATCTTTCAGGTTGAATTTCTCTGAATGAAGAAAACCTACACTAGTGTTTAAAGGGCTGTTTATTTTTGAAACATCAAATCCACTTTTAAAAGATTTTAAAGATTGATCAGGGGTAAGTGTATAACTTGAAGGAGTATTTCCTAAAAGTTTAGGAATTTTTCTGTCGTTTCCAGTCAAGCCAAATAATCCTTTGGTAGAATTAGCATCTTTGGAAATTAAGAAGTCTTCTAAATTGTTATTCATAGTGTAGCCTAATCCAATATTTAATTTGGTTACGCTTTTTGAACCTTTAGAGGTTTGGATGTTAAAAGTACCTCCAGCAAAATCCCCATAAATGTTTGGGTTAAATGTTTTGTATACTTCTATTACACCTACAATGTCAGTAGAAAATAAGTCTAAGGGAATGATTTTTTTGAAAGGATTGTTAGTTGGAGCAGCAAGGTCATTTATCAATAAGTTATTGTATCGGTCTTCTAATCCACGAACAAATAAACCTCTTGAGCCTACTTTAGTAATTCCTGTTATTTTGGTAAGCCCTTCTTCTACATCACTAACTCCTTTACGAGCCATTTCTTGCGCACCAATACTTTGCTTTATTACAACAGCTTTCTTTTGGTCAAGTAATAAAACCGTTTCTTTTTCTCTGCTTGTCGTGTTCTTTATTACTACATCTTCCAGTTTGTAGCTTCCTGAACCAATCGCTTGATTTATCGTTGATGTTTCATTGGCAACTACTGTTACCGGAACATCTATAGATTCATAACCTACAAAGCTGAATTGAACTATATAGGTTCCAGGTGCAACAGCGATAGTGTATTTACCATCAATATCAGTATTTGCTCCTACATTAGTTCCTTTTATAAGTACGTTTGCAAAAGGTAATGATTGATTGTTAGCGTCTTTATCAGTAAGGATCCCTGAAATGGTACCTTTATTCTGTGAAAAAGAAAAACTTGTGATTAATAATGCTATAAACAATATTTTAAATTTCATTTTTTATCTGTTTTATTTTTATGCAAAGTAATGGCCGCTTTGTAAATTAAATGTTAGTTAGTTATTACCATTTAGTTTCTTGAATATTAATAAATCGTTAACATATTAAATTACGGTTAATGTGATTTTTAAACGATTCTTTTATTGTTATATTTACAATCGGAATTGAATATCACTGAGTATTTCAGGAGTAAATTCCTTTAGAATAATATAATTTTTCTATTTATGAAAAAAAGAAATACAAAGATTTTACTGGTAGATGACGAGCCGGATATTTTAGAAATAGTGGGGTATAATCTTACCCAGGAAGGGTATCAGATATTTACGGCGGCCAACGGAAAAGAAGCTATTATAAAGGCCAAAAAAGAGTTGCCTGATCTTATTATAATGGATGTAATGATGCCGGAAATGGATGGAATGGAAGCTTGTGAAAATATTAGAAAAATACCGGAATTGAATAATGTAATCATCACTTTTCTTACAGCAAGAAGCGAAGATTATTCTCAAGTTGCAGGCTTTGATGCCGGCGCTGATGATTATATTACAAAACCAATCAAGCCAAAATTATTAGTAAGTAAAGTTAAAGCATTGCTAAGACGCTTGAAAGAGCAGGAGCAAAATAGTGAAACCCTTAACGTAGGTGGAATTGAAATCAATCGGGAAGAATATAAAATTAGAAAAGATAATGTAGAGATTGCTTTGCCACGAAAAGAATTTGAATTATTTTATTTGTTAGCTTCAAAGCCTGGAAAAGTATTTAAACGTGATGAGATTTTAGATAAGGTCTGGGGTAACGAAGTCGTTGTTGGGGGGAGAACCATAGATGTTCATATTAGAAAATTACGAGAAAAAATTGGTGAAGATTTATTCAAAACAATAAAAGGAGTAGGGTATAAGTTTGAAGTATAATTAAACTCACTTTTTTATTAGAATAACAAAATGCAAATCAAATCGCTGTAATGGTGAGATGTGAAATCAATGAAAATAAATTTTAAAAAAACCTACAAGTTTGCTATAAAGTCAGCCTTATTCATTAGCCTTTTTGCTACTGGATTTGTTATTTTAATGGTGTTATTATTTTTTGATTCCAAAATTAAAAATATACTGCTTTTTGGAATTGTTTGTCTTTTGATTATATATATATTCTCTTTTTTGGTTTTGCAATATCGTGTAGAACGATTCATTTATAGACGTGTAAAAAAAATATACGATGACGTTTCGCTATTAGAATCCAGTACTTTTATAAATCAACCCATTACAACTGATATGGAAACTTTGACACGAGAAGTTAAGAAGTTTGCCACTGATAAAAAATTAGAAATTGAAATGCTGCAAATTCGTGAAGAATACCGAAGAGAGTTTCTTGGGAATGTTTCACACGAGCTAAAAACGCCTTTGTTTACTGTTCAAGGTTATATTTCTACTTTGCTGGATGGAGCAATGGATGATAAAAACATTAGGAAAAAATATTTAAAGCGTGCAGAGAAAGGTGTAGAGCGATTAATTTATATCGTGGAGGA contains:
- a CDS encoding TonB-dependent receptor — translated: MKFKILFIALLITSFSFSQNKGTISGILTDKDANNQSLPFANVLIKGTNVGANTDIDGKYTIAVAPGTYIVQFSFVGYESIDVPVTVVANETSTINQAIGSGSYKLEDVVIKNTTSREKETVLLLDQKKAVVIKQSIGAQEMARKGVSDVEEGLTKITGITKVGSRGLFVRGLEDRYNNLLINDLAAPTNNPFKKIIPLDLFSTDIVGVIEVYKTFNPNIYGDFAGGTFNIQTSKGSKSVTKLNIGLGYTMNNNLEDFLISKDANSTKGLFGLTGNDRKIPKLLGNTPSSYTLTPDQSLKSFKSGFDVSKINSPLNTSVGFLHSEKFNLKDDKTFSYLLSINFDNNYSIRNGVERTFTNNPSGFTYRNDFDNTEYRYKTSLSSLVGLNYTTDRLKLSYNTLFIRTTENLVKDQFGVADSNSSNNNTLIRTNQLDESNYLNNQLLGEYALNEDKTQNIKAAVSYAITKYAQPDRKFFSGTRSGTDDILVSVAGNNFIKQYLDISGDSYFSGLGEYSLKFGKNEKNNIFTAGYNGNMSNMNSTYRFITPINNSAPNSFTAPLNSLDTQLNSYLGSNAISFRESSNATYQAKLKETANAGYANLLYKFGEKWEVNGGIRLESTMRETKYRTQGSFSDPFKTLKYDNLYVLPALNVKYGLNENSNLRFATGKTYTRPVVMESYPIEYINADGTSTKGNPFLENSNNYNVDLKYELFPTSKEVFVLGLFGKKIDQPIERTFISNAANSTITTYLNSDNAVLYGAEIEFIFDFARINKSLSDFSFGFNTSLMHTKVAVKPTTTDSDGNVTTSIETFKNRELQGASKWLINSDLKYQFDLSESWSNTISLVYSVFGKRIYAVGTGGLDHIYELPVQQLDFIWSSKLSDHFDLKFSADNLLDPMRKSEQGNNGTSSIVEQSNITNSYKKGRGFSINLGYTF
- a CDS encoding response regulator transcription factor, which gives rise to MKKRNTKILLVDDEPDILEIVGYNLTQEGYQIFTAANGKEAIIKAKKELPDLIIMDVMMPEMDGMEACENIRKIPELNNVIITFLTARSEDYSQVAGFDAGADDYITKPIKPKLLVSKVKALLRRLKEQEQNSETLNVGGIEINREEYKIRKDNVEIALPRKEFELFYLLASKPGKVFKRDEILDKVWGNEVVVGGRTIDVHIRKLREKIGEDLFKTIKGVGYKFEV